Proteins found in one Neodiprion lecontei isolate iyNeoLeco1 chromosome 6, iyNeoLeco1.1, whole genome shotgun sequence genomic segment:
- the LOC107223050 gene encoding heterogeneous nuclear ribonucleoprotein 27C isoform X2 — MRVKSEMDDDEKGMRGDERPGRHNSQSNSDASEKLFVGGLSWETTQENLQRYFSRYGEVIDCVVMKNSESGRSRGFGFVTFSDPANVALVLQNGPHQLDGRTIDPKPCNPRTLQKPKRSGGFPKVFLGGLPSNVTETDLRSFFTRFGKVMEVVIMYDQEKKKSRGFGFLSFEDEDAVDRCVAEHFVNLNGKQVEIKRAEPRDSSSKMNESHQGQWGPPQQGGPPMGMAGNMGPMGGPNGQMGGPMMGGPMGPPGNMMQQYQGWGTSPQTGGYAGYSTQYNAQGWGAPPGPPQQQQIPPPPPHQWGSNYNVQPTAATQGYGSYGGPAAATSGGYGPAAGTGGAAGGGPGGSWNSWNMPQNGPPPSTQPPPQPPQPNSSQPNSNSNPSGPQGDMYSRQTTGSGAPGSSSSSAKTPDYSGYSGYGSYADTSYPQRSYQGGESNQESSPTSKFKTIDTESPPFVPNGDAAPGPQRFSLTQHSNYHPYRR; from the exons ATGAGAGTGAAATCCGAAATGGACGACGATGAAAAGGG GATGAGGGGAGACGAGCGCCCTGGGCGGCACAACTCCCAGTCAAACTCCGATGCAAGCGA AAAATTATTTGTCGGTGGTCTGTCCTGGGAGACGACACAGGAGAATCTACAGCGCTACTTCAGCCGTTATGGCGAGGTTATTGATTGCGTTGTAATGAAGAACAGCGAGTCAGGTCGCAGCCGTGGGTTTGGATTTGTTACATTCAGTGACCCTGCAAATGTTGCTCTCGTCCTTCAGAATGGGCCACACCAACTAGATGGACGCACG ATTGATCCGAAACCATGCAATCCACGCACTTTGCAAAAACCAAAGCGTAGCGGAGGTTTTCCAAAAGTCTTCTTAGGTGGCTTGCCGAGCAATGTCACCGAAACTGATCTGAGATCGTTTTTCACTCGTTTTGGCAAAGTCATGGAAGTGGTCATCATGTACGATCAAGAGAAGAAGAAGTCCAGAG GGTTTGGCTTTCTCAGCTTTGAGGATGAAGACGCAGTGGACCGATGTGTCGCCGAGCATTTCGTCAACTTGAATGGAAAACAG GTTGAGATAAAACGGGCAGAGCCTCGTGATTCTTCGAGCAAAATGAATGAAAGTCATCAGGGTCAATGGGGACCCCCGCAACAAGGCGGCCCGCCAATGGGTATGGCTGGTAATATGGGCCCGATGGGTGGCCCGAACGGACAAATGGGAGGACCCATGATGGGTGGCCCAATGGGGCCACCGGGGAATATGATGCAGCAGTATCAGGGATGGGGCACAAGTCCTCAGACTGGTGGGTACGCTGGGTACAGCACCCAATATAATGCTCAGGGGTGGGGGGCTCCGCCTGGGCCGCCTCAGCAGCAACAGATTCCACCACCCCCGCCTCACCAGTGGGGAAGTAATTACAACGTTCAACCAACTGCCGCGACTCAGGGTTATGGAAGTTATG GTGGGCCAGCGGCGGCCACTTCAGGGGGCTACGGGCCGGCGGCGGGAACGGGGGGGGCTGCGGGGGGAGGGCCCGGGGGCTCCTGGAACTCCTGGAACATGCCACAAAACGGGCCACCCCCTAGTACACAGCCCCCGCCCCAACCCCCTCAGCCCAACTCCTCGCAGCCCAACTCCAACTCGAACCCCTCTGGCCCGCAGG GGGACATGTACTCTAGGCAGACTACTGGCTCCGGGGCTCCAGGTTCGAGCAGCAGCTCTGCCAAGACGCCGGATTACAGTGGGTATTCTGGATATGGGAGTTACGCAGATACTAGTTATCCTCAGCGATCTTACCAGGGTGGAGAAAGCAACCAAG AATCCTCCCCGACCTCAAAGTTCAAAACCATTGATACCGAGAGTCCGCCATTCGTCCCGAACGGAGACGCTGCTCCAGGCCCTCAACGTTTCTCCCTGACCCAGCACTCAAATTATCATCCCTATCGACGCTAG
- the LOC107223050 gene encoding heterogeneous nuclear ribonucleoprotein 27C isoform X1, translating into MRVKSEMDDDEKGMRGDERPGRHNSQSNSDASEKLFVGGLSWETTQENLQRYFSRYGEVIDCVVMKNSESGRSRGFGFVTFSDPANVALVLQNGPHQLDGRTIDPKPCNPRTLQKPKRSGGFPKVFLGGLPSNVTETDLRSFFTRFGKVMEVVIMYDQEKKKSRGFGFLSFEDEDAVDRCVAEHFVNLNGKQVEIKRAEPRDSSSKMNESHQGQWGPPQQGGPPMGMAGNMGPMGGPNGQMGGPMMGGPMGPPGNMMQQYQGWGTSPQTGGYAGYSTQYNAQGWGAPPGPPQQQQIPPPPPHQWGSNYNVQPTAATQGYGSYGGPAAATSGGYGPAAGTGGAAGGGPGGSWNSWNMPQNGPPPSTQPPPQPPQPNSSQPNSNSNPSGPQGDMYSRQTTGSGAPGSSSSSAKTPDYSGYSGYGSYADTSYPQRSYQGGESNQGSAGYGTTVATTPVPAAPGTNDSYSGGPQRGYSGSTSSSNNYHPYRR; encoded by the exons ATGAGAGTGAAATCCGAAATGGACGACGATGAAAAGGG GATGAGGGGAGACGAGCGCCCTGGGCGGCACAACTCCCAGTCAAACTCCGATGCAAGCGA AAAATTATTTGTCGGTGGTCTGTCCTGGGAGACGACACAGGAGAATCTACAGCGCTACTTCAGCCGTTATGGCGAGGTTATTGATTGCGTTGTAATGAAGAACAGCGAGTCAGGTCGCAGCCGTGGGTTTGGATTTGTTACATTCAGTGACCCTGCAAATGTTGCTCTCGTCCTTCAGAATGGGCCACACCAACTAGATGGACGCACG ATTGATCCGAAACCATGCAATCCACGCACTTTGCAAAAACCAAAGCGTAGCGGAGGTTTTCCAAAAGTCTTCTTAGGTGGCTTGCCGAGCAATGTCACCGAAACTGATCTGAGATCGTTTTTCACTCGTTTTGGCAAAGTCATGGAAGTGGTCATCATGTACGATCAAGAGAAGAAGAAGTCCAGAG GGTTTGGCTTTCTCAGCTTTGAGGATGAAGACGCAGTGGACCGATGTGTCGCCGAGCATTTCGTCAACTTGAATGGAAAACAG GTTGAGATAAAACGGGCAGAGCCTCGTGATTCTTCGAGCAAAATGAATGAAAGTCATCAGGGTCAATGGGGACCCCCGCAACAAGGCGGCCCGCCAATGGGTATGGCTGGTAATATGGGCCCGATGGGTGGCCCGAACGGACAAATGGGAGGACCCATGATGGGTGGCCCAATGGGGCCACCGGGGAATATGATGCAGCAGTATCAGGGATGGGGCACAAGTCCTCAGACTGGTGGGTACGCTGGGTACAGCACCCAATATAATGCTCAGGGGTGGGGGGCTCCGCCTGGGCCGCCTCAGCAGCAACAGATTCCACCACCCCCGCCTCACCAGTGGGGAAGTAATTACAACGTTCAACCAACTGCCGCGACTCAGGGTTATGGAAGTTATG GTGGGCCAGCGGCGGCCACTTCAGGGGGCTACGGGCCGGCGGCGGGAACGGGGGGGGCTGCGGGGGGAGGGCCCGGGGGCTCCTGGAACTCCTGGAACATGCCACAAAACGGGCCACCCCCTAGTACACAGCCCCCGCCCCAACCCCCTCAGCCCAACTCCTCGCAGCCCAACTCCAACTCGAACCCCTCTGGCCCGCAGG GGGACATGTACTCTAGGCAGACTACTGGCTCCGGGGCTCCAGGTTCGAGCAGCAGCTCTGCCAAGACGCCGGATTACAGTGGGTATTCTGGATATGGGAGTTACGCAGATACTAGTTATCCTCAGCGATCTTACCAGGGTGGAGAAAGCAACCAAG GAAGTGCAGGGTATGGAACAACCGTAGCGACGACTCCAGTTCCAGCCGCTCCAGGAACTAACGATAGCTACAGCGGCGGCCCGCAAAGGGGTTACTCCGGTTCAACGTCCAGCTCGAACAATTATCACCCTTACCGTCGTTAA
- the LOC107223050 gene encoding heterogeneous nuclear ribonucleoprotein 27C isoform X4: MRVKSEMDDDEKGMRGDERPGRHNSQSNSDASEKLFVGGLSWETTQENLQRYFSRYGEVIDCVVMKNSESGRSRGFGFVTFSDPANVALVLQNGPHQLDGRTIDPKPCNPRTLQKPKRSGGFPKVFLGGLPSNVTETDLRSFFTRFGKVMEVVIMYDQEKKKSRGFGFLSFEDEDAVDRCVAEHFVNLNGKQVEIKRAEPRDSSSKMNESHQGQWGPPQQGGPPMGMAGNMGPMGGPNGQMGGPMMGGPMGPPGNMMQQYQGWGTSPQTGGYAGYSTQYNAQGWGAPPGPPQQQQIPPPPPHQWGSNYNVQPTAATQGYGSYGGPAAATSGGYGPAAGTGGAAGGGPGGSWNSWNMPQNGPPPSTQPPPQPPQPNSSQPNSNSNPSGPQGDMYSRQTTGSGAPGSSSSSAKTPDYSGYSGYGSYADTSYPQRSYQGGESNQDERYTYTHTTRIVDLGV, translated from the exons ATGAGAGTGAAATCCGAAATGGACGACGATGAAAAGGG GATGAGGGGAGACGAGCGCCCTGGGCGGCACAACTCCCAGTCAAACTCCGATGCAAGCGA AAAATTATTTGTCGGTGGTCTGTCCTGGGAGACGACACAGGAGAATCTACAGCGCTACTTCAGCCGTTATGGCGAGGTTATTGATTGCGTTGTAATGAAGAACAGCGAGTCAGGTCGCAGCCGTGGGTTTGGATTTGTTACATTCAGTGACCCTGCAAATGTTGCTCTCGTCCTTCAGAATGGGCCACACCAACTAGATGGACGCACG ATTGATCCGAAACCATGCAATCCACGCACTTTGCAAAAACCAAAGCGTAGCGGAGGTTTTCCAAAAGTCTTCTTAGGTGGCTTGCCGAGCAATGTCACCGAAACTGATCTGAGATCGTTTTTCACTCGTTTTGGCAAAGTCATGGAAGTGGTCATCATGTACGATCAAGAGAAGAAGAAGTCCAGAG GGTTTGGCTTTCTCAGCTTTGAGGATGAAGACGCAGTGGACCGATGTGTCGCCGAGCATTTCGTCAACTTGAATGGAAAACAG GTTGAGATAAAACGGGCAGAGCCTCGTGATTCTTCGAGCAAAATGAATGAAAGTCATCAGGGTCAATGGGGACCCCCGCAACAAGGCGGCCCGCCAATGGGTATGGCTGGTAATATGGGCCCGATGGGTGGCCCGAACGGACAAATGGGAGGACCCATGATGGGTGGCCCAATGGGGCCACCGGGGAATATGATGCAGCAGTATCAGGGATGGGGCACAAGTCCTCAGACTGGTGGGTACGCTGGGTACAGCACCCAATATAATGCTCAGGGGTGGGGGGCTCCGCCTGGGCCGCCTCAGCAGCAACAGATTCCACCACCCCCGCCTCACCAGTGGGGAAGTAATTACAACGTTCAACCAACTGCCGCGACTCAGGGTTATGGAAGTTATG GTGGGCCAGCGGCGGCCACTTCAGGGGGCTACGGGCCGGCGGCGGGAACGGGGGGGGCTGCGGGGGGAGGGCCCGGGGGCTCCTGGAACTCCTGGAACATGCCACAAAACGGGCCACCCCCTAGTACACAGCCCCCGCCCCAACCCCCTCAGCCCAACTCCTCGCAGCCCAACTCCAACTCGAACCCCTCTGGCCCGCAGG GGGACATGTACTCTAGGCAGACTACTGGCTCCGGGGCTCCAGGTTCGAGCAGCAGCTCTGCCAAGACGCCGGATTACAGTGGGTATTCTGGATATGGGAGTTACGCAGATACTAGTTATCCTCAGCGATCTTACCAGGGTGGAGAAAGCAACCAAG ATgaaagatatacatatactcacACAACACGTATCGTTGATCTGGGTGTATAA
- the LOC107223050 gene encoding heterogeneous nuclear ribonucleoprotein 27C isoform X7, whose translation MRVKSEMDDDEKGMRGDERPGRHNSQSNSDASEKLFVGGLSWETTQENLQRYFSRYGEVIDCVVMKNSESGRSRGFGFVTFSDPANVALVLQNGPHQLDGRTIDPKPCNPRTLQKPKRSGGFPKVFLGGLPSNVTETDLRSFFTRFGKVMEVVIMYDQEKKKSRGFGFLSFEDEDAVDRCVAEHFVNLNGKQVEIKRAEPRDSSSKMNESHQGQWGPPQQGGPPMGMAGNMGPMGGPNGQMGGPMMGGPMGPPGNMMQQYQGWGTSPQTGGYAGYSTQYNAQGWGAPPGPPQQQQIPPPPPHQWGSNYNVQPTAATQGYGSYGDMYSRQTTGSGAPGSSSSSAKTPDYSGYSGYGSYADTSYPQRSYQGGESNQGSAGYGTTVATTPVPAAPGTNDSYSGGPQRGYSGSTSSSNNYHPYRR comes from the exons ATGAGAGTGAAATCCGAAATGGACGACGATGAAAAGGG GATGAGGGGAGACGAGCGCCCTGGGCGGCACAACTCCCAGTCAAACTCCGATGCAAGCGA AAAATTATTTGTCGGTGGTCTGTCCTGGGAGACGACACAGGAGAATCTACAGCGCTACTTCAGCCGTTATGGCGAGGTTATTGATTGCGTTGTAATGAAGAACAGCGAGTCAGGTCGCAGCCGTGGGTTTGGATTTGTTACATTCAGTGACCCTGCAAATGTTGCTCTCGTCCTTCAGAATGGGCCACACCAACTAGATGGACGCACG ATTGATCCGAAACCATGCAATCCACGCACTTTGCAAAAACCAAAGCGTAGCGGAGGTTTTCCAAAAGTCTTCTTAGGTGGCTTGCCGAGCAATGTCACCGAAACTGATCTGAGATCGTTTTTCACTCGTTTTGGCAAAGTCATGGAAGTGGTCATCATGTACGATCAAGAGAAGAAGAAGTCCAGAG GGTTTGGCTTTCTCAGCTTTGAGGATGAAGACGCAGTGGACCGATGTGTCGCCGAGCATTTCGTCAACTTGAATGGAAAACAG GTTGAGATAAAACGGGCAGAGCCTCGTGATTCTTCGAGCAAAATGAATGAAAGTCATCAGGGTCAATGGGGACCCCCGCAACAAGGCGGCCCGCCAATGGGTATGGCTGGTAATATGGGCCCGATGGGTGGCCCGAACGGACAAATGGGAGGACCCATGATGGGTGGCCCAATGGGGCCACCGGGGAATATGATGCAGCAGTATCAGGGATGGGGCACAAGTCCTCAGACTGGTGGGTACGCTGGGTACAGCACCCAATATAATGCTCAGGGGTGGGGGGCTCCGCCTGGGCCGCCTCAGCAGCAACAGATTCCACCACCCCCGCCTCACCAGTGGGGAAGTAATTACAACGTTCAACCAACTGCCGCGACTCAGGGTTATGGAAGTTATG GGGACATGTACTCTAGGCAGACTACTGGCTCCGGGGCTCCAGGTTCGAGCAGCAGCTCTGCCAAGACGCCGGATTACAGTGGGTATTCTGGATATGGGAGTTACGCAGATACTAGTTATCCTCAGCGATCTTACCAGGGTGGAGAAAGCAACCAAG GAAGTGCAGGGTATGGAACAACCGTAGCGACGACTCCAGTTCCAGCCGCTCCAGGAACTAACGATAGCTACAGCGGCGGCCCGCAAAGGGGTTACTCCGGTTCAACGTCCAGCTCGAACAATTATCACCCTTACCGTCGTTAA
- the LOC107223050 gene encoding heterogeneous nuclear ribonucleoprotein 27C isoform X5, with product MRVKSEMDDDEKGMRGDERPGRHNSQSNSDASEKLFVGGLSWETTQENLQRYFSRYGEVIDCVVMKNSESGRSRGFGFVTFSDPANVALVLQNGPHQLDGRTIDPKPCNPRTLQKPKRSGGFPKVFLGGLPSNVTETDLRSFFTRFGKVMEVVIMYDQEKKKSRGFGFLSFEDEDAVDRCVAEHFVNLNGKQVEIKRAEPRDSSSKMNESHQGQWGPPQQGGPPMGMAGNMGPMGGPNGQMGGPMMGGPMGPPGNMMQQYQGWGTSPQTGGYAGYSTQYNAQGWGAPPGPPQQQQIPPPPPHQWGSNYNVQPTAATQGYGSYGGPAAATSGGYGPAAGTGGAAGGGPGGSWNSWNMPQNGPPPSTQPPPQPPQPNSSQPNSNSNPSGPQGDMYSRQTTGSGAPGSSSSSAKTPDYSGYSGYGSYADTSYPQRSYQGGESNQEMAGYGVLDEGRYTD from the exons ATGAGAGTGAAATCCGAAATGGACGACGATGAAAAGGG GATGAGGGGAGACGAGCGCCCTGGGCGGCACAACTCCCAGTCAAACTCCGATGCAAGCGA AAAATTATTTGTCGGTGGTCTGTCCTGGGAGACGACACAGGAGAATCTACAGCGCTACTTCAGCCGTTATGGCGAGGTTATTGATTGCGTTGTAATGAAGAACAGCGAGTCAGGTCGCAGCCGTGGGTTTGGATTTGTTACATTCAGTGACCCTGCAAATGTTGCTCTCGTCCTTCAGAATGGGCCACACCAACTAGATGGACGCACG ATTGATCCGAAACCATGCAATCCACGCACTTTGCAAAAACCAAAGCGTAGCGGAGGTTTTCCAAAAGTCTTCTTAGGTGGCTTGCCGAGCAATGTCACCGAAACTGATCTGAGATCGTTTTTCACTCGTTTTGGCAAAGTCATGGAAGTGGTCATCATGTACGATCAAGAGAAGAAGAAGTCCAGAG GGTTTGGCTTTCTCAGCTTTGAGGATGAAGACGCAGTGGACCGATGTGTCGCCGAGCATTTCGTCAACTTGAATGGAAAACAG GTTGAGATAAAACGGGCAGAGCCTCGTGATTCTTCGAGCAAAATGAATGAAAGTCATCAGGGTCAATGGGGACCCCCGCAACAAGGCGGCCCGCCAATGGGTATGGCTGGTAATATGGGCCCGATGGGTGGCCCGAACGGACAAATGGGAGGACCCATGATGGGTGGCCCAATGGGGCCACCGGGGAATATGATGCAGCAGTATCAGGGATGGGGCACAAGTCCTCAGACTGGTGGGTACGCTGGGTACAGCACCCAATATAATGCTCAGGGGTGGGGGGCTCCGCCTGGGCCGCCTCAGCAGCAACAGATTCCACCACCCCCGCCTCACCAGTGGGGAAGTAATTACAACGTTCAACCAACTGCCGCGACTCAGGGTTATGGAAGTTATG GTGGGCCAGCGGCGGCCACTTCAGGGGGCTACGGGCCGGCGGCGGGAACGGGGGGGGCTGCGGGGGGAGGGCCCGGGGGCTCCTGGAACTCCTGGAACATGCCACAAAACGGGCCACCCCCTAGTACACAGCCCCCGCCCCAACCCCCTCAGCCCAACTCCTCGCAGCCCAACTCCAACTCGAACCCCTCTGGCCCGCAGG GGGACATGTACTCTAGGCAGACTACTGGCTCCGGGGCTCCAGGTTCGAGCAGCAGCTCTGCCAAGACGCCGGATTACAGTGGGTATTCTGGATATGGGAGTTACGCAGATACTAGTTATCCTCAGCGATCTTACCAGGGTGGAGAAAGCAACCAAG AGATGGCCGGATACGGTGTGCTTGACGAAGGAAGGTACACAGACTGA
- the LOC107223050 gene encoding heterogeneous nuclear ribonucleoprotein 27C isoform X6, which produces MRVKSEMDDDEKGMRGDERPGRHNSQSNSDASEKLFVGGLSWETTQENLQRYFSRYGEVIDCVVMKNSESGRSRGFGFVTFSDPANVALVLQNGPHQLDGRTIDPKPCNPRTLQKPKRSGGFPKVFLGGLPSNVTETDLRSFFTRFGKVMEVVIMYDQEKKKSRGFGFLSFEDEDAVDRCVAEHFVNLNGKQVEIKRAEPRDSSSKMNESHQGQWGPPQQGGPPMGMAGNMGPMGGPNGQMGGPMMGGPMGPPGNMMQQYQGWGTSPQTGGYAGYSTQYNAQGWGAPPGPPQQQQIPPPPPHQWGSNYNVQPTAATQGYGSYGGPAAATSGGYGPAAGTGGAAGGGPGGSWNSWNMPQNGPPPSTQPPPQPPQPNSSQPNSNSNPSGPQGDMYSRQTTGSGAPGSSSSSAKTPDYSGYSGYGSYADTSYPQRSYQGGESNQGIADMDETS; this is translated from the exons ATGAGAGTGAAATCCGAAATGGACGACGATGAAAAGGG GATGAGGGGAGACGAGCGCCCTGGGCGGCACAACTCCCAGTCAAACTCCGATGCAAGCGA AAAATTATTTGTCGGTGGTCTGTCCTGGGAGACGACACAGGAGAATCTACAGCGCTACTTCAGCCGTTATGGCGAGGTTATTGATTGCGTTGTAATGAAGAACAGCGAGTCAGGTCGCAGCCGTGGGTTTGGATTTGTTACATTCAGTGACCCTGCAAATGTTGCTCTCGTCCTTCAGAATGGGCCACACCAACTAGATGGACGCACG ATTGATCCGAAACCATGCAATCCACGCACTTTGCAAAAACCAAAGCGTAGCGGAGGTTTTCCAAAAGTCTTCTTAGGTGGCTTGCCGAGCAATGTCACCGAAACTGATCTGAGATCGTTTTTCACTCGTTTTGGCAAAGTCATGGAAGTGGTCATCATGTACGATCAAGAGAAGAAGAAGTCCAGAG GGTTTGGCTTTCTCAGCTTTGAGGATGAAGACGCAGTGGACCGATGTGTCGCCGAGCATTTCGTCAACTTGAATGGAAAACAG GTTGAGATAAAACGGGCAGAGCCTCGTGATTCTTCGAGCAAAATGAATGAAAGTCATCAGGGTCAATGGGGACCCCCGCAACAAGGCGGCCCGCCAATGGGTATGGCTGGTAATATGGGCCCGATGGGTGGCCCGAACGGACAAATGGGAGGACCCATGATGGGTGGCCCAATGGGGCCACCGGGGAATATGATGCAGCAGTATCAGGGATGGGGCACAAGTCCTCAGACTGGTGGGTACGCTGGGTACAGCACCCAATATAATGCTCAGGGGTGGGGGGCTCCGCCTGGGCCGCCTCAGCAGCAACAGATTCCACCACCCCCGCCTCACCAGTGGGGAAGTAATTACAACGTTCAACCAACTGCCGCGACTCAGGGTTATGGAAGTTATG GTGGGCCAGCGGCGGCCACTTCAGGGGGCTACGGGCCGGCGGCGGGAACGGGGGGGGCTGCGGGGGGAGGGCCCGGGGGCTCCTGGAACTCCTGGAACATGCCACAAAACGGGCCACCCCCTAGTACACAGCCCCCGCCCCAACCCCCTCAGCCCAACTCCTCGCAGCCCAACTCCAACTCGAACCCCTCTGGCCCGCAGG GGGACATGTACTCTAGGCAGACTACTGGCTCCGGGGCTCCAGGTTCGAGCAGCAGCTCTGCCAAGACGCCGGATTACAGTGGGTATTCTGGATATGGGAGTTACGCAGATACTAGTTATCCTCAGCGATCTTACCAGGGTGGAGAAAGCAACCAAG GAATAGCAGATATGGATGAGACAAGTTGA
- the LOC107223050 gene encoding heterogeneous nuclear ribonucleoprotein 27C isoform X3, whose protein sequence is MRVKSEMDDDEKGKLFVGGLSWETTQENLQRYFSRYGEVIDCVVMKNSESGRSRGFGFVTFSDPANVALVLQNGPHQLDGRTIDPKPCNPRTLQKPKRSGGFPKVFLGGLPSNVTETDLRSFFTRFGKVMEVVIMYDQEKKKSRGFGFLSFEDEDAVDRCVAEHFVNLNGKQVEIKRAEPRDSSSKMNESHQGQWGPPQQGGPPMGMAGNMGPMGGPNGQMGGPMMGGPMGPPGNMMQQYQGWGTSPQTGGYAGYSTQYNAQGWGAPPGPPQQQQIPPPPPHQWGSNYNVQPTAATQGYGSYGGPAAATSGGYGPAAGTGGAAGGGPGGSWNSWNMPQNGPPPSTQPPPQPPQPNSSQPNSNSNPSGPQGDMYSRQTTGSGAPGSSSSSAKTPDYSGYSGYGSYADTSYPQRSYQGGESNQGSAGYGTTVATTPVPAAPGTNDSYSGGPQRGYSGSTSSSNNYHPYRR, encoded by the exons ATGAGAGTGAAATCCGAAATGGACGACGATGAAAAGGG AAAATTATTTGTCGGTGGTCTGTCCTGGGAGACGACACAGGAGAATCTACAGCGCTACTTCAGCCGTTATGGCGAGGTTATTGATTGCGTTGTAATGAAGAACAGCGAGTCAGGTCGCAGCCGTGGGTTTGGATTTGTTACATTCAGTGACCCTGCAAATGTTGCTCTCGTCCTTCAGAATGGGCCACACCAACTAGATGGACGCACG ATTGATCCGAAACCATGCAATCCACGCACTTTGCAAAAACCAAAGCGTAGCGGAGGTTTTCCAAAAGTCTTCTTAGGTGGCTTGCCGAGCAATGTCACCGAAACTGATCTGAGATCGTTTTTCACTCGTTTTGGCAAAGTCATGGAAGTGGTCATCATGTACGATCAAGAGAAGAAGAAGTCCAGAG GGTTTGGCTTTCTCAGCTTTGAGGATGAAGACGCAGTGGACCGATGTGTCGCCGAGCATTTCGTCAACTTGAATGGAAAACAG GTTGAGATAAAACGGGCAGAGCCTCGTGATTCTTCGAGCAAAATGAATGAAAGTCATCAGGGTCAATGGGGACCCCCGCAACAAGGCGGCCCGCCAATGGGTATGGCTGGTAATATGGGCCCGATGGGTGGCCCGAACGGACAAATGGGAGGACCCATGATGGGTGGCCCAATGGGGCCACCGGGGAATATGATGCAGCAGTATCAGGGATGGGGCACAAGTCCTCAGACTGGTGGGTACGCTGGGTACAGCACCCAATATAATGCTCAGGGGTGGGGGGCTCCGCCTGGGCCGCCTCAGCAGCAACAGATTCCACCACCCCCGCCTCACCAGTGGGGAAGTAATTACAACGTTCAACCAACTGCCGCGACTCAGGGTTATGGAAGTTATG GTGGGCCAGCGGCGGCCACTTCAGGGGGCTACGGGCCGGCGGCGGGAACGGGGGGGGCTGCGGGGGGAGGGCCCGGGGGCTCCTGGAACTCCTGGAACATGCCACAAAACGGGCCACCCCCTAGTACACAGCCCCCGCCCCAACCCCCTCAGCCCAACTCCTCGCAGCCCAACTCCAACTCGAACCCCTCTGGCCCGCAGG GGGACATGTACTCTAGGCAGACTACTGGCTCCGGGGCTCCAGGTTCGAGCAGCAGCTCTGCCAAGACGCCGGATTACAGTGGGTATTCTGGATATGGGAGTTACGCAGATACTAGTTATCCTCAGCGATCTTACCAGGGTGGAGAAAGCAACCAAG GAAGTGCAGGGTATGGAACAACCGTAGCGACGACTCCAGTTCCAGCCGCTCCAGGAACTAACGATAGCTACAGCGGCGGCCCGCAAAGGGGTTACTCCGGTTCAACGTCCAGCTCGAACAATTATCACCCTTACCGTCGTTAA